From Erwinia sp. HDF1-3R, one genomic window encodes:
- a CDS encoding AMP nucleosidase, whose amino-acid sequence MTQPVAPQGLSVHEALDKLDSLYEQAVTALREAIVDYVSSGTLPDEAQRASGLFVYPELRVSWHGDGPGHRLSRAFGRFTQPGRYTTTVTRPALFRHYLTEQLEMLASEYPITLDVRPSQQEIPYPYVIDGSSMTLDRSMSAGLARHFPNTELAQIGDENADGLYQPGEQFPLSHFDALRTDFSLARLRHYTGTPVEHFQPWVLFTNYTRYVDEFVRWSCEQIADPNSPYEALSCAGTVYLTADTPNPQETLSGLAWKNHQMPAWHLIAKEGKGITLINIGVGPSNAKTICDHLAVLRPHAWLMIGHCGGLRESQSMGDYVLAHAYLRDDHVLDAVLPPDIPIPSIAEVQRALYDATRHVSGRPGEEVKQRLRTGTVVTTDDRNWELRYAASARRFNLSRAVAVDMESATIAAQGYRFRVPYGTLLCVSDKPIHGEIKLPGQANRFYEGAISEHLQIGIYAIDLLRAEGDKLHSRKLRTFNEPPFR is encoded by the coding sequence ATGACTCAGCCTGTTGCTCCACAGGGCCTTAGCGTTCACGAGGCGCTGGATAAACTCGATTCACTCTATGAACAGGCGGTAACCGCGCTGCGCGAGGCGATTGTTGACTACGTCAGCAGCGGCACGCTGCCGGATGAGGCGCAGCGTGCCAGCGGACTGTTTGTCTACCCCGAACTGCGCGTCAGCTGGCACGGCGACGGCCCCGGACACCGACTGTCGCGCGCCTTTGGCCGCTTTACCCAGCCAGGCCGCTATACCACCACCGTCACCCGTCCGGCGCTGTTTCGTCACTATCTGACCGAACAGCTGGAAATGCTGGCCAGCGAATACCCGATCACGCTTGACGTTCGCCCCTCACAGCAGGAGATCCCCTACCCCTATGTGATTGATGGCTCCAGTATGACGCTGGATCGATCCATGAGCGCCGGGCTGGCCAGACACTTCCCGAATACCGAGCTGGCACAGATCGGTGATGAAAATGCCGATGGCCTCTATCAGCCCGGCGAACAGTTTCCGCTGTCGCATTTCGATGCGCTGCGCACCGACTTTTCACTGGCCCGGCTGCGCCACTATACCGGTACGCCGGTAGAACACTTCCAGCCATGGGTGCTGTTTACCAACTACACGCGCTACGTGGACGAATTTGTGCGCTGGAGCTGCGAGCAGATTGCCGACCCGAACTCTCCCTATGAGGCGCTCTCCTGCGCGGGTACGGTTTACCTCACCGCCGACACGCCGAACCCCCAGGAGACGCTCTCCGGCCTTGCCTGGAAGAATCATCAGATGCCCGCCTGGCACCTGATTGCGAAGGAGGGTAAAGGAATTACGCTGATCAATATTGGCGTTGGCCCGTCTAACGCCAAGACCATCTGCGACCATCTGGCGGTGCTGCGCCCGCATGCCTGGCTGATGATCGGCCACTGCGGTGGGCTGCGCGAGAGCCAGAGCATGGGCGATTACGTGCTGGCACACGCCTACCTGCGCGATGACCACGTTCTTGATGCAGTGCTGCCGCCGGATATCCCGATCCCAAGCATTGCTGAAGTGCAGCGCGCGCTGTATGACGCTACCCGGCACGTCAGCGGCAGGCCGGGCGAAGAGGTTAAGCAGCGGCTGCGCACCGGCACGGTAGTGACCACCGACGACCGCAACTGGGAGCTGCGCTATGCGGCTTCGGCGCGGCGCTTTAACCTTAGCCGCGCGGTGGCAGTGGATATGGAGAGCGCAACGATCGCCGCCCAGGGCTATCGCTTCCGCGTGCCTTACGGCACGCTGCTTTGCGTCTCCGATAAGCCAATTCACGGCGAGATCAAACTGCCGGGCCAGGCGAATCGCTTCTATGAGGGCGCCATCTCAGAGCACTTACAGATCGGTATCTACGCTATCGATCTGCTGCGCGCCGAGGGTGACAAGCTGCACTCCCGCAAGCTGCGCACCTTTAACGAACCGCCCTTCCGCTAA
- a CDS encoding alpha-ketoacid dehydrogenase subunit beta translates to MARKLSMKMAINEAIDQEMTRDPSVIMLGEDIVGGMGAEGEKDAWGGVLGVTKGLYAKHGDRLLDTPLSESAYVGAAIGAAACGMRPIAELMFIDFMGVCFDQIFNQAAKFRYMFGGKAETPVVIRAMVGAGFRAAAQHSQMLTPIFTHIPGLKVVCPSTPYDTKGMLIQAIRDNDPVIFCEHKNLYGLEGEVPESPYAIPFGEASIVRDGRDVSIVTYGLMVHRALDAAQQLAKQGIDVEVVDLRSLSPLDLDTVLETVENTGRLVVVDEAHPRCNIATDIAAQVAQHAFAALKAPIEMVCAPHTPVPFSPTLEDQYIPSAARIIEAVKRTISYRGKQ, encoded by the coding sequence ATGGCGAGAAAATTAAGCATGAAAATGGCGATCAACGAAGCGATCGATCAGGAGATGACCCGCGACCCCAGCGTCATCATGCTGGGCGAGGACATTGTGGGCGGTATGGGCGCGGAGGGGGAAAAAGATGCCTGGGGAGGGGTACTCGGCGTCACCAAAGGGCTGTATGCCAAACACGGCGACCGCCTGCTCGACACGCCGCTGTCGGAGTCGGCCTACGTGGGCGCAGCGATTGGCGCAGCGGCCTGTGGCATGCGACCGATTGCTGAACTGATGTTTATCGACTTTATGGGGGTCTGCTTCGATCAGATTTTCAACCAGGCGGCAAAGTTTCGCTATATGTTCGGGGGCAAGGCGGAAACGCCGGTGGTGATCCGGGCGATGGTCGGTGCAGGCTTTCGCGCCGCCGCGCAGCATTCACAGATGCTCACCCCGATATTTACGCATATTCCCGGTCTGAAAGTGGTCTGCCCGAGCACGCCGTACGACACCAAAGGCATGCTGATTCAGGCGATCCGCGACAACGATCCGGTGATCTTCTGCGAGCATAAAAACCTCTATGGTCTGGAGGGGGAGGTGCCGGAAAGCCCTTACGCCATCCCCTTTGGCGAGGCCAGCATCGTACGCGATGGCCGCGATGTTTCCATTGTCACCTACGGCCTGATGGTGCACCGCGCGCTGGATGCCGCACAGCAGCTGGCAAAACAGGGCATTGACGTGGAGGTGGTCGATCTGCGTTCACTCTCGCCGCTCGATCTCGACACGGTACTGGAAACCGTGGAGAACACCGGACGCCTGGTGGTGGTCGATGAGGCGCATCCGCGCTGCAACATCGCCACCGACATTGCCGCGCAGGTCGCGCAGCATGCGTTTGCGGCCTTAAAAGCCCCGATCGAAATGGTCTGCGCGCCGCACACCCCGGTGCCGTTCTCGCCGACGCTGGAGGACCAGTATATTCCCAGCGCCGCCCGCATTATTGAGGCGGTAAAACGTACCATCAGCTACAGGGGGAAACAGTGA
- a CDS encoding acetoin dehydrogenase dihydrolipoyllysine-residue acetyltransferase subunit, with amino-acid sequence MSEARIIPVVMPKWGLSMREGTVNEWLVAEGATIVPGMPVLNVETDKIANAVEATDGGVLRRRVAEEGDVLPVKALLGVLAADSVSEQEIDQFIQAWVLPVGEEEEDEAVSADQFVEVNGLRIRYQRKGEGEEVVLFIHGFGGDLDNWLFNLDAFPTSTVIALDLPAHGQSQTRLAGSGLDELADFIAAFMDALALPAAHLVGHSLGGAIAARLALDAPQRVRTLSLIGSAGFGPQINQAYTQGFIDAQSRRELKPVIELLFADRSLVSRQMLDDLLKYKRLDGVTESLNALHQGLFAAGQQSALPGRELDGCSPPLLVIWGEEDAIIPAGDAQHAPSGSQVEILSAAGHMPQMEKSQQVNRLLQQHIGAG; translated from the coding sequence ATGAGCGAAGCCAGGATCATTCCGGTAGTGATGCCCAAATGGGGGCTGTCAATGCGTGAAGGTACGGTCAATGAATGGCTGGTAGCAGAGGGAGCGACTATCGTGCCGGGTATGCCGGTGCTGAATGTGGAAACCGATAAAATCGCCAACGCGGTGGAGGCGACAGACGGCGGCGTGCTGCGGCGCAGGGTGGCGGAAGAGGGGGATGTGCTGCCGGTGAAAGCGCTGCTCGGCGTCCTGGCCGCTGACAGCGTTAGCGAGCAGGAGATTGACCAGTTTATTCAGGCCTGGGTGTTGCCGGTGGGGGAGGAGGAGGAGGACGAGGCGGTTTCCGCCGACCAGTTTGTTGAGGTCAACGGCCTGCGGATACGCTACCAGCGCAAGGGAGAGGGCGAGGAGGTGGTGCTGTTTATCCACGGCTTTGGTGGCGATCTGGATAACTGGCTGTTTAATCTGGATGCCTTTCCCACCTCGACGGTTATCGCGCTGGATCTGCCCGCGCACGGCCAGTCGCAAACCCGGCTGGCGGGCAGTGGACTGGACGAGCTGGCGGATTTTATTGCGGCGTTTATGGATGCGCTGGCGCTGCCCGCCGCGCATCTGGTGGGGCATTCGCTGGGCGGGGCCATTGCTGCCCGGCTGGCGCTGGATGCGCCCCAGCGCGTGCGCACGCTGTCGCTGATTGGCAGCGCCGGGTTTGGGCCGCAGATTAATCAGGCTTACACTCAGGGCTTTATTGATGCGCAGTCGCGGCGTGAGCTGAAACCGGTGATTGAACTGCTTTTCGCCGATCGCAGCCTGGTGAGTCGCCAGATGCTGGATGATTTGCTTAAATATAAGCGGCTGGACGGTGTGACGGAGAGCCTGAACGCGCTTCATCAGGGCCTGTTTGCCGCGGGTCAGCAGTCTGCTCTGCCCGGGCGCGAGCTGGATGGCTGCTCGCCACCGCTGCTGGTGATCTGGGGGGAGGAGGATGCGATTATCCCTGCCGGTGACGCGCAGCATGCGCCTTCCGGCAGTCAGGTCGAGATCCTCAGCGCCGCAGGGCATATGCCACAGATGGAAAAATCTCAGCAGGTTAACCGGCTGCTCCAGCAGCATATCGGGGCCGGATAA
- a CDS encoding RES family NAD+ phosphorylase, translating to MAKKGLPTPFPKPHGNLEIERKTLDAGRHLFRLHPSLYQGNGFNNTLHGDARFSPIGNSVTQRVIPTLYAGESTAVAICEVLFHDVDVSQSKIVFAQKNLIDKSHSELILQQDLVVARIDHTSVVKMRAGKKLIHCEADEYAFTREWAEHIYQQHADIQGLEWPSRQHQGNAWVFFGDRIQHGALAIVDTRAVIHDRKTLEILLRLAARMNIVID from the coding sequence ATGGCTAAAAAGGGTCTGCCCACACCCTTTCCCAAACCCCATGGCAACCTGGAGATTGAAAGGAAAACTCTTGATGCAGGGAGGCATCTGTTTCGGCTCCATCCCTCCCTCTATCAGGGAAACGGCTTCAATAATACGCTCCACGGCGATGCGCGTTTCAGCCCAATCGGCAACAGCGTTACGCAGCGCGTTATCCCCACCCTCTACGCCGGCGAAAGCACCGCGGTCGCCATCTGTGAAGTCCTCTTTCATGATGTCGACGTCTCACAAAGCAAGATCGTCTTTGCGCAGAAAAACCTGATCGATAAAAGCCACAGCGAGCTTATCCTCCAGCAGGATCTGGTCGTGGCTCGTATTGATCACACCTCGGTGGTGAAAATGCGCGCCGGTAAGAAGCTGATCCACTGTGAGGCCGATGAATATGCCTTTACCCGGGAGTGGGCTGAACACATTTATCAGCAGCATGCGGATATTCAGGGGCTGGAGTGGCCATCACGCCAGCATCAGGGCAATGCCTGGGTGTTCTTTGGCGATCGCATTCAACACGGCGCGCTGGCGATAGTGGACACCCGGGCCGTTATTCATGACCGAAAGACGCTTGAGATCCTCCTGCGCCTGGCCGCCCGCATGAATATCGTCATTGATTAA
- a CDS encoding TetR/AcrR family transcriptional regulator, giving the protein MNTKTALTLRPGRPREFDGDAVLDKAIIRFSEYGYHGSSISDLNGALGLTSGSIYKAWGDKRGLFLAALDRYMLLRAEAIRTCLAEQSSGRNKIEALLQHYSRDSTGPAGRTGCMVVETAAELAVADEEIAGRIAAQHRKREAQLCELAAEAQRDGSLHTGLEAAVIAKLLLTLQQGMRVLGKTGATPEEMQPMIAGLMQLLS; this is encoded by the coding sequence ATGAATACGAAAACCGCACTGACTCTTCGCCCTGGCCGTCCCCGTGAATTTGACGGGGACGCGGTACTGGATAAAGCCATCATTCGCTTTAGCGAATATGGCTACCATGGCTCGTCCATCTCGGATCTCAATGGCGCGCTGGGGCTGACGTCCGGCAGCATCTATAAGGCCTGGGGCGACAAGCGCGGGCTGTTTCTGGCGGCGCTGGACCGCTATATGCTGCTGCGGGCGGAGGCAATCCGCACCTGCCTGGCGGAGCAAAGCAGCGGCCGTAACAAAATCGAGGCGCTGTTGCAGCACTACTCCCGGGACAGTACCGGGCCGGCGGGCCGGACGGGCTGCATGGTGGTTGAAACCGCCGCTGAGCTGGCCGTGGCCGATGAAGAGATCGCCGGGCGCATTGCGGCCCAGCATCGCAAACGTGAAGCACAGCTCTGCGAACTGGCGGCGGAAGCGCAGCGCGACGGTTCGCTGCACACCGGATTGGAGGCGGCCGTTATCGCTAAGCTGCTGCTCACGCTCCAGCAGGGAATGCGGGTGCTGGGGAAAACGGGCGCGACGCCCGAAGAGATGCAGCCGATGATCGCCGGGCTGATGCAGCTGCTTAGCTAA
- a CDS encoding ABC transporter ATP-binding protein: MSQTLLEFRQVDVFYGQIQALNAVSLTVNEGETVALIGANGAGKSTLLMSIFGQPRIAGGQILYRGEDISRKSTHFIASNGIAQAPEGRRIFPDMTVEENLLMGTIPIGSRYQNADKARMYGLFPRLEERRAQRAMTLSGGEQQMLAIARALMSRPKLLLLDEPSLGLAPIVVKQIFQILRDLTREGMTLFLVEQNASHALKLSDRGYVMVNGQIQLSGSGQALLMDPAVRSAYLGGV; the protein is encoded by the coding sequence ATGAGTCAGACGCTGCTCGAATTCCGCCAGGTGGATGTGTTTTATGGCCAGATTCAGGCGCTGAACGCCGTTTCCCTGACGGTAAACGAAGGGGAAACGGTAGCGCTGATTGGGGCGAACGGGGCCGGAAAATCCACGCTGCTGATGTCGATCTTTGGTCAGCCGCGGATTGCTGGCGGTCAGATCCTCTATCGCGGTGAAGATATCAGCCGCAAATCGACCCACTTTATCGCCAGTAACGGTATTGCTCAGGCGCCGGAAGGGCGGCGGATATTCCCGGATATGACGGTAGAGGAGAACCTGCTGATGGGTACTATCCCGATTGGTAGCCGCTACCAGAACGCCGACAAGGCCCGAATGTATGGGCTGTTTCCCCGGCTGGAGGAGCGGCGCGCCCAGCGGGCGATGACGCTCTCCGGCGGCGAACAGCAGATGCTGGCGATAGCCCGCGCGCTGATGAGCCGACCCAAACTGCTGCTTTTGGATGAGCCGAGCCTGGGGCTGGCACCGATTGTGGTAAAGCAGATTTTCCAGATACTGCGCGATCTCACCCGCGAAGGCATGACGCTGTTTCTGGTGGAACAGAACGCCAGCCACGCGCTGAAGCTCTCCGATCGTGGCTACGTGATGGTTAACGGCCAGATCCAGCTAAGCGGCAGCGGTCAGGCGCTGCTGATGGATCCGGCGGTGCGCAGCGCTTATCTTGGCGGAGTATAG
- a CDS encoding thiamine pyrophosphate-dependent dehydrogenase E1 component subunit alpha — MLSGDQLLSVYRRMRTIRDFEERLHVDFSRGDIPGFVHLYAGEEATAVGIISHLNDGDRIASTHRGHGHCIAKGVDVVAMMKEIYGKSGGACNGKGGSMHIADLSKGMMGANGILGAGAPLICGAALAAKFRGRGEVGITFAGDGAANQGTFLESLNLAAVWNLPVIFVIENNGYAEATSRSYGTAVDSYIDRAAGFGLPGVTVDGTDFFAVYETAGELIRRAREGGGPALLECKMVRFYGHFEGDAQTYRAADELASVRENQDCLTLFRSQVERRGVLSAAALNDVDREVAALIEQAVAAAKAAPEPAAAELLSDVYVSY; from the coding sequence CTGCTCAGTGGTGACCAGCTCCTGAGCGTTTACCGTCGGATGCGCACCATCCGTGATTTTGAGGAGCGCCTGCACGTGGACTTTTCCCGTGGCGATATCCCCGGCTTTGTTCATCTGTATGCCGGAGAGGAGGCCACGGCGGTAGGCATTATCTCGCACCTGAACGACGGTGATCGCATCGCCAGTACTCACCGGGGCCACGGGCACTGCATCGCCAAAGGGGTGGATGTTGTCGCGATGATGAAAGAGATCTACGGCAAAAGCGGCGGGGCCTGCAACGGCAAGGGCGGCTCCATGCATATTGCCGACCTGAGCAAAGGCATGATGGGGGCAAACGGCATTCTCGGGGCGGGTGCACCGCTGATCTGCGGCGCGGCGCTGGCGGCTAAATTTCGCGGCCGGGGGGAGGTGGGGATCACCTTTGCTGGCGATGGTGCCGCCAACCAGGGCACCTTTCTGGAGAGTCTCAATCTGGCGGCGGTGTGGAACCTGCCGGTCATTTTTGTCATTGAAAACAACGGCTACGCCGAGGCCACCTCGCGCAGCTACGGCACGGCGGTGGACAGCTACATTGACCGCGCGGCCGGTTTCGGCCTGCCCGGCGTCACCGTGGACGGCACCGACTTCTTTGCGGTGTATGAAACGGCGGGCGAACTGATCCGCCGGGCGCGGGAAGGCGGCGGCCCCGCGCTGCTGGAGTGCAAAATGGTGCGCTTCTACGGCCATTTCGAGGGCGACGCTCAGACCTACCGTGCGGCGGATGAGCTGGCGTCTGTCCGCGAAAATCAGGACTGCCTGACGCTGTTTCGTTCGCAGGTGGAACGGCGCGGCGTTCTCAGCGCGGCGGCGCTTAACGACGTCGATCGGGAGGTCGCGGCGCTGATCGAGCAGGCGGTCGCCGCGGCAAAAGCCGCGCCGGAACCGGCCGCAGCCGAACTGCTATCCGATGTTTATGTCAGCTACTGA
- a CDS encoding ATP-binding cassette domain-containing protein, translating into MSNAILQVSHLKMHFGGIKALNDVSLEVERGSITALIGPNGAGKTTVFNCLTGFYRASGGSIRLNAQAKLTDVVQVLGQKIRPADLINPARLGSRIWYKMFGGAHLVNRAGLARTFQNIRLFREMTVIENLLVAQHMQANRNLIAGIFNTPGYRQAESQALDRAFYWLEVVGLEDCANRLAGTLSYGQQRRLEIARAMCTGPEIICLDEPAAGLNPIETEALARIVRFLRQQHGVTVLLIEHDMGMVMTISDRVIVLDHGEVIASGAPREIQADTRVIAAYLGADEEDLNP; encoded by the coding sequence ATGAGCAATGCGATTTTGCAGGTGTCGCACCTGAAGATGCACTTTGGCGGGATCAAAGCGCTAAACGACGTCAGCCTTGAGGTGGAGCGGGGGTCGATAACCGCCCTGATTGGCCCGAACGGGGCCGGAAAGACCACGGTATTTAACTGCCTGACCGGTTTTTACCGCGCTTCCGGCGGTTCAATTCGGCTCAACGCGCAGGCAAAGCTGACCGATGTGGTCCAGGTTCTGGGTCAGAAAATCCGTCCGGCCGACCTGATTAATCCGGCACGGCTGGGGTCGCGCATCTGGTACAAAATGTTTGGCGGTGCGCATCTGGTTAATCGCGCTGGCCTGGCGCGAACCTTCCAGAATATCCGCCTGTTTCGCGAGATGACGGTGATTGAAAACCTGCTGGTTGCGCAGCATATGCAGGCCAATCGCAATTTGATCGCCGGTATCTTCAATACCCCCGGCTATCGTCAGGCGGAAAGCCAGGCGCTGGATCGGGCATTTTACTGGCTGGAGGTGGTGGGGCTGGAGGATTGCGCAAACCGGCTGGCGGGCACCCTCTCTTATGGGCAGCAGCGCAGGCTGGAGATCGCGCGCGCCATGTGTACCGGGCCAGAGATTATCTGTCTTGATGAACCCGCCGCCGGGCTGAATCCGATTGAAACCGAGGCGCTCGCCCGTATCGTACGCTTTTTGCGCCAGCAGCATGGCGTAACGGTACTGCTGATTGAGCATGATATGGGGATGGTGATGACGATCTCCGATCGGGTGATTGTGCTTGACCATGGCGAGGTGATTGCCAGCGGCGCGCCGCGTGAAATCCAGGCTGATACTCGGGTCATTGCCGCCTATCTGGGTGCCGATGAAGAGGATCTCAATCCATGA
- a CDS encoding sigma-54-dependent Fis family transcriptional regulator — protein MNQSQRDHIATVVDSLSNTALRRGGFQQDPTIRESWQRCVESHGLDPSRMQDVRILPWHELREHRDDLDEFRRIAHHGLSVLYKQIAGAGYVVLLNDARGVTVDYLGDSAAEDGLRRAGLYLGAHWSEAWAGTCAVGTALATGKALTVHQADHFDATHIPLTCSAVPLFDPQGQLNAILDISALSSPQPKASQQLALQIAKLYAHQIENAWFGHRHRSDWVLQLSPASPFVEVSPDFLIAFDASGRVAGHNHRAQRMLEKELGIAAPSPHARSTLLGMPIEQLFNTTLDCLPDWLASARGQQGTLERINSGERLYVTAQQPARRPARQVITAPARLPAPLAALSGGDMLLEQQLQRAARLLAAPLNLVVHGETGCGKEVFARAYHQASDRRDRPFIAVNCAAIPAALIESELFGHLPGSFTGAGSKARRGLIREADGGTLFLDEIGDMPLEMQTRLLRVLAEREVLSVGASQPVAVDIRVLSASHHALEKRVEEGRFRADLYYRLQGALISLPPLRQRSDLDWLIDKMLGGKVQLSAAARECLRQHRWPGNLRELSNALDYATAICDGERIEVHDLPESLLNRGANAPSIVNAPSIASHEMALRHPPYPLPPDIAPAPLPEKQLLMQYLRAARWNLSAVARQMGISRMTLYRRMQRFGIRSPNRNDALH, from the coding sequence GTGAATCAGAGCCAGCGCGACCATATTGCCACCGTCGTAGACAGCCTCAGCAATACCGCCCTGCGGCGGGGCGGTTTTCAGCAGGATCCTACCATCCGGGAGTCCTGGCAGCGCTGCGTCGAGTCACACGGCCTTGACCCGAGCCGGATGCAGGATGTCCGCATTCTGCCGTGGCATGAGCTGCGCGAGCACCGTGACGATCTCGACGAGTTTCGGCGTATTGCGCATCACGGGCTGAGCGTGCTCTATAAGCAAATCGCCGGGGCCGGGTATGTGGTGTTGCTGAACGATGCCCGGGGCGTCACGGTTGATTACCTTGGCGATTCCGCGGCGGAGGACGGCCTGCGTCGCGCCGGGCTGTACCTCGGGGCGCACTGGTCAGAGGCCTGGGCGGGAACCTGCGCAGTCGGCACCGCGCTGGCAACCGGCAAGGCGCTAACCGTGCATCAGGCCGATCACTTCGACGCCACGCATATTCCTCTGACCTGTAGCGCGGTGCCGCTGTTCGATCCGCAGGGGCAGCTCAACGCCATCCTGGATATCTCCGCGCTTAGCTCGCCGCAGCCAAAAGCGAGCCAGCAGCTGGCGTTGCAGATCGCCAAACTCTACGCTCATCAGATAGAGAACGCCTGGTTCGGGCATCGACACCGCTCAGACTGGGTGTTACAACTCAGCCCGGCCTCACCCTTTGTCGAGGTCAGCCCGGATTTCCTGATCGCCTTTGACGCCAGCGGTCGGGTGGCCGGTCATAATCATCGCGCCCAGCGTATGTTGGAAAAAGAGCTGGGGATCGCGGCGCCATCGCCTCACGCCCGCAGTACGCTACTGGGCATGCCGATTGAGCAGCTGTTTAATACCACCCTTGACTGCCTCCCGGACTGGCTGGCCAGCGCCAGGGGTCAGCAGGGCACGCTGGAGAGGATTAACAGCGGTGAACGGCTCTATGTCACGGCACAGCAGCCTGCGCGACGACCTGCACGACAGGTGATTACCGCGCCAGCACGGCTGCCTGCCCCGCTGGCAGCGCTGAGCGGGGGCGATATGTTGCTGGAGCAGCAGCTACAGCGCGCGGCTCGGCTGCTCGCGGCGCCGCTGAATCTGGTGGTGCACGGCGAAACCGGCTGCGGTAAAGAGGTGTTTGCCCGGGCGTATCACCAGGCCAGCGACCGCCGCGACAGGCCGTTCATTGCGGTCAACTGCGCGGCCATCCCGGCGGCGCTGATCGAAAGCGAGCTTTTCGGCCACCTGCCCGGCAGCTTTACCGGGGCGGGCAGTAAGGCGCGGCGCGGGCTGATCCGCGAGGCCGACGGCGGTACCCTGTTTCTCGATGAGATTGGCGATATGCCGCTGGAGATGCAAACGCGGCTGCTGCGGGTGCTGGCCGAACGGGAAGTGCTGTCCGTGGGTGCCTCACAGCCGGTGGCGGTGGATATCCGGGTATTATCCGCTTCGCATCACGCGCTGGAGAAGCGGGTCGAAGAGGGGCGCTTTCGTGCCGATCTCTACTATCGCCTGCAGGGGGCGCTTATCTCCCTTCCGCCGCTGCGCCAGCGCAGCGATCTTGACTGGCTGATCGACAAAATGCTCGGCGGGAAGGTGCAGCTCAGTGCGGCGGCCCGGGAATGTCTGCGTCAGCACCGCTGGCCCGGCAACCTGCGTGAACTGAGCAACGCGCTTGATTACGCCACGGCGATCTGCGATGGCGAACGTATTGAAGTCCATGATCTGCCGGAAAGCCTCCTCAATCGCGGAGCGAATGCCCCGTCGATAGTGAATGCCCCGTCGATAGCGAGTCATGAGATGGCCTTACGGCATCCGCCTTATCCACTACCGCCCGATATCGCTCCCGCCCCGCTGCCTGAGAAACAGCTGCTGATGCAGTATCTGCGCGCCGCGCGCTGGAACCTCAGCGCGGTTGCCCGCCAGATGGGCATCAGCCGGATGACGCTCTATCGTCGTATGCAGCGTTTTGGCATCCGCTCTCCCAATCGTAACGACGCTCTGCATTAA
- a CDS encoding NAD(+)/NADH kinase — protein MTAPDTAPSAPWVGIIANPVSARDIRRVTGHAGSLPLAERVNLLLRMMVALAGCGIREVRMMPDREGLRALLLREQAQRPDRRLPQLSWLPMAVSATVHDSFQAAAMLCETGAAAIVVLGGDGTLRAVARHCGSVPIVGLSTGTNNAWPELREPTVLGLALGLYASGRIPAAQALVWNKWLDITLSDGQGATQRDIALVDAAITDERFIGARSVWGSGGLSQLFLSFAEPHAVGLSAIGGLLQPVGRREAGGLQITFGPGGGELLAPVAPGIVDRVAIRSWQRLNVAQPQRPLLREGTLAVDGERELTFGPQHHLTIALRERAFRSLDINACLHFAAAAGLLRAGFGPAPSLP, from the coding sequence ATGACCGCGCCAGATACAGCCCCTTCCGCCCCCTGGGTCGGCATCATTGCCAACCCGGTATCCGCCCGCGATATTCGCCGCGTTACCGGTCATGCGGGCTCGCTGCCGCTGGCCGAGCGGGTCAATCTGCTGCTGCGTATGATGGTCGCGCTGGCAGGCTGCGGCATCCGGGAAGTGCGCATGATGCCGGATCGCGAAGGGCTGCGCGCGCTGCTGCTGCGTGAGCAGGCGCAGCGGCCTGACCGGCGGCTGCCGCAGCTTAGCTGGCTGCCGATGGCGGTCAGCGCCACGGTGCACGACAGCTTCCAGGCCGCCGCAATGCTGTGCGAAACAGGCGCGGCGGCGATTGTGGTGCTGGGGGGCGACGGCACGCTGCGGGCCGTGGCGCGACACTGCGGCAGCGTGCCGATTGTCGGGCTTTCTACCGGCACCAACAACGCCTGGCCGGAGCTGCGCGAGCCGACGGTGCTGGGCCTGGCGCTTGGGCTGTACGCCAGCGGACGCATTCCTGCCGCGCAGGCGCTGGTGTGGAATAAGTGGCTGGATATCACCCTGAGCGATGGCCAGGGTGCCACACAGCGCGATATTGCCCTGGTGGACGCCGCCATCACTGACGAACGGTTTATTGGCGCGCGATCGGTGTGGGGCAGCGGCGGCCTGTCACAGCTGTTCCTTAGCTTTGCCGAACCGCACGCGGTGGGGCTGTCGGCTATCGGTGGCCTGTTACAGCCGGTTGGGCGACGGGAAGCGGGCGGCCTGCAGATCACCTTTGGGCCCGGCGGCGGAGAGCTGCTGGCACCCGTTGCGCCCGGCATCGTCGATCGCGTGGCGATCCGCAGCTGGCAGCGCCTGAATGTGGCGCAGCCTCAGCGCCCCCTGCTCCGTGAGGGCACCCTCGCCGTGGACGGCGAGCGCGAGCTGACCTTCGGCCCGCAGCACCACCTTACGATCGCCCTGCGCGAAAGGGCATTTCGCTCCCTTGATATCAACGCCTGCCTGCATTTCGCCGCCGCGGCCGGATTACTGCGTGCAGGGTTTGGCCCTGCACCCTCTTTACCCTGA